A genomic window from Flavobacterium sp. I3-2 includes:
- a CDS encoding DUF3037 domain-containing protein, whose amino-acid sequence MQDKVVYEYAVIRVVPKIEREEFVNIGLILFSKRKRFIKFDYIIHEEKIKGFCNDFDIEQLEQNLQSFAKICSGAKDGGPIAMLEADEKFRWITAIKSSSIQSSRPHPGFSDDLEKTFARLYEELVK is encoded by the coding sequence ATGCAAGATAAAGTAGTTTATGAATATGCTGTAATTCGTGTGGTTCCAAAAATTGAACGCGAAGAGTTTGTGAATATCGGCTTGATTTTATTCAGTAAACGCAAACGTTTCATAAAGTTTGATTACATCATTCACGAAGAAAAAATCAAGGGCTTTTGTAACGATTTCGATATCGAACAATTGGAACAAAACCTGCAATCGTTTGCTAAGATTTGTTCGGGTGCAAAAGACGGAGGACCAATTGCCATGCTGGAAGCAGATGAAAAATTCCGCTGGATTACAGCTATCAAAAGCTCAAGTATTCAATCGTCTCGACCACACCCGGGCTTTTCTGATGATTTAGAAAAAACGTTTGCTCGTTTGTATGAAGAGTTGGTGAAGTAA
- a CDS encoding HipA family kinase, giving the protein MIPKLRTVNVMRYISPLREGGSLPALAEACDDFKYVIKFRGAGHGTKALISELLGGLIAKHLGLPVPEIVFVELDKAFGQTEADEEIQDLLKFSQGLNLGLHYLSGAITYDVATNTCDPLLASKIVWLDSFITNVDRTFRNTNLLIWHKELWLIDHGAAFYFHHSWDNWEKTSVTPFVMIKDHALIKQASELETVHREFTEKLNDAFFRELVNTIPDAFLDWEGGPSNEEIREVYFKFMSNRLAHADIFLKAAQDAR; this is encoded by the coding sequence ATGATTCCAAAACTAAGAACCGTAAACGTCATGCGTTACATCAGTCCGTTAAGAGAAGGAGGTTCGCTTCCTGCGTTGGCTGAAGCTTGTGACGACTTTAAATATGTAATTAAATTCCGAGGTGCGGGTCACGGAACCAAAGCCCTAATTTCTGAACTTTTAGGTGGCTTAATCGCTAAACATTTAGGCTTACCTGTTCCTGAGATTGTTTTTGTAGAATTAGATAAAGCTTTCGGACAAACCGAAGCTGATGAAGAAATTCAAGATTTACTTAAATTCAGTCAAGGCTTAAATTTAGGTTTGCATTATCTTTCAGGCGCTATCACTTATGATGTAGCTACAAATACATGCGATCCGTTATTAGCATCGAAAATTGTTTGGTTAGATAGTTTTATCACCAACGTTGACCGTACTTTTAGAAACACCAATTTATTAATTTGGCATAAAGAATTGTGGTTAATCGATCACGGAGCAGCTTTTTATTTCCATCATTCTTGGGATAATTGGGAAAAAACTTCGGTTACACCATTCGTCATGATTAAAGACCACGCCTTAATCAAACAAGCAAGTGAATTAGAAACCGTTCATAGAGAATTTACCGAAAAACTAAACGACGCTTTCTTTAGAGAATTAGTGAATACGATTCCTGATGCCTTTTTAGATTGGGAAGGCGGACCATCGAATGAAGAAATTCGTGAAGTCTATTTTAAATTTATGTCGAACCGATTGGCTCATGCCGATATCTTTTTAAAAGCCGCGCAAGATGCAAGATAA
- a CDS encoding M23 family metallopeptidase, with protein sequence MNLKIILLFLLLGIKSYSQDHLFPKETFSQYKIDIKSSYSNNNINLEVNNILKSPLRLVVYTDNEALNKKYKLYDTITISTSEIVNKKYYVPSKKAFTYYYNTYLGNPEQTINKNKIALPFLKGKSYRIIQGYNGTYSHNNDYNRYAIDFDLKVNDTICSADDGVVVGVIKDYKHGGSSQLWRENDRSNFITIYHPHSGIYTQYVHLVYDGSFVKIGDEVKKGQPIALSGMTGFTDISHLHFNVLIPKKGGTFVSTPITFENDMDGEDLKRGDKIKH encoded by the coding sequence ATGAATCTAAAAATTATCTTACTTTTTCTTCTTTTAGGAATAAAGAGTTACTCTCAAGACCATCTATTTCCGAAAGAAACTTTTAGTCAGTATAAAATAGATATAAAATCATCTTATAGCAATAACAACATAAACCTTGAAGTAAACAACATATTAAAATCTCCATTGCGTTTGGTGGTATATACAGATAATGAAGCCTTAAACAAAAAATATAAATTGTATGATACCATAACAATTAGCACTTCAGAAATAGTGAATAAAAAATATTACGTTCCGAGTAAAAAAGCATTTACGTATTATTACAATACCTATTTAGGAAACCCCGAACAAACCATCAATAAAAATAAAATAGCACTACCCTTTCTAAAAGGTAAATCATATAGAATCATCCAAGGTTATAACGGAACCTATTCACACAACAACGATTATAACAGATATGCGATAGATTTTGATTTAAAAGTAAACGATACCATCTGTAGTGCCGATGATGGTGTGGTAGTTGGTGTAATTAAAGATTACAAACATGGCGGGAGTTCACAACTTTGGAGAGAAAATGACCGCAGCAATTTTATTACCATTTATCATCCACATAGTGGCATTTACACGCAATATGTTCACTTGGTTTACGACGGTAGTTTTGTTAAGATAGGTGATGAAGTTAAAAAAGGACAACCAATTGCTTTATCAGGAATGACCGGTTTCACAGACATTTCTCATCTGCATTTTAATGTATTGATTCCGAAAAAAGGCGGTACATTTGTTTCAACTCCAATTACTTTTGAAAACGATATGGATGGTGAAGATTTAAAAAGAGGAGACAAGATTAAACATTAA
- a CDS encoding DNA alkylation repair protein translates to MKLSEKALEIYNQIKDEQTKLGDLRKMASAIKKDHELALELWNTQNYFAQQLAILIMDKKLLNQEIINVLCNDIEKHSKVEKLNLMDWLMANQLMKDKKTIALIESWLDSTSSLQRRTFWYYQGRLRWVGQTPPPNSEELLSLIENRIEKEIEEVQWAMNFTAAQIGIFQEEYRNRCITLGEKTGLYKDEVAPKNCTPNYLPNYISIQVEKIKKQ, encoded by the coding sequence ATGAAACTATCAGAAAAAGCTCTAGAAATATATAATCAAATTAAAGATGAGCAAACCAAATTAGGCGATTTACGTAAAATGGCAAGTGCTATTAAAAAAGACCATGAGTTAGCATTAGAACTTTGGAATACGCAAAATTATTTTGCACAACAATTAGCTATCTTAATCATGGATAAAAAATTGTTGAACCAAGAAATCATTAATGTTCTTTGTAATGATATTGAAAAACATTCAAAAGTAGAAAAACTAAATTTAATGGATTGGTTAATGGCAAATCAATTAATGAAAGATAAAAAAACAATCGCCTTAATTGAATCTTGGTTAGACAGTACCTCATCGCTTCAACGCAGAACGTTTTGGTATTATCAAGGTCGTTTGCGATGGGTTGGACAAACTCCGCCTCCAAATTCGGAAGAGTTACTTTCTTTGATAGAAAATCGAATCGAAAAAGAAATAGAAGAAGTACAATGGGCAATGAATTTCACAGCGGCTCAGATTGGAATTTTCCAAGAAGAATATCGAAATCGATGCATCACTTTAGGCGAGAAAACAGGTTTATATAAAGACGAAGTTGCTCCTAAAAATTGTACACCCAATTATTTACCTAATTACATTTCAATTCAAGTTGAGAAAATAAAAAAGCAATAA
- the fabD gene encoding ACP S-malonyltransferase, with the protein MKAYVFPGQGAQFVGMGKDLYETSEVAKEMFDKANEILGFNITEIMFNGTDEELKQTKVTQPAVFLHSVIAAKVSENFTPDMVAGHSLGEFSALVANGVLSFEDALRLVSQRALAMQKACEITPSTMAAVLNLDDKVVEDICASIDGVVVAANYNCPGQLVISGETKAVELACEKMKEAGAKRALILPVGGAFHSPMMEPAREELAAAIEATTFSTPTCPVYQNVTASAVSDPAEIKANLITQLTAPVKWTQSVQQMIADGATSFTEFGPGKVLMGLINKIDKTVETIKG; encoded by the coding sequence ATGAAAGCATACGTATTTCCTGGTCAAGGAGCTCAATTCGTTGGAATGGGTAAAGACCTTTACGAAACATCTGAAGTAGCAAAAGAAATGTTTGACAAAGCAAACGAAATTTTAGGTTTTAATATCACTGAAATCATGTTCAACGGAACAGACGAAGAATTAAAACAAACTAAAGTTACACAACCAGCCGTTTTCTTACATTCTGTAATTGCAGCAAAAGTATCTGAAAACTTCACACCAGATATGGTAGCAGGTCACTCATTAGGAGAATTTTCTGCATTAGTTGCTAACGGAGTTTTATCTTTTGAAGATGCTTTAAGATTGGTTTCGCAACGTGCCTTAGCTATGCAAAAAGCTTGTGAAATCACACCTTCTACAATGGCAGCGGTTTTAAACTTAGATGATAAAGTGGTGGAAGATATTTGCGCTTCTATCGATGGAGTTGTAGTAGCTGCAAACTACAATTGCCCTGGTCAATTAGTAATTTCTGGAGAAACAAAAGCAGTAGAATTAGCTTGCGAAAAAATGAAAGAAGCTGGTGCTAAACGTGCGTTGATTTTACCTGTTGGAGGTGCATTCCATTCTCCAATGATGGAACCAGCTCGTGAAGAATTAGCCGCAGCCATTGAGGCAACAACCTTCTCTACTCCTACTTGTCCAGTTTACCAAAACGTAACGGCAAGTGCTGTTTCTGACCCAGCTGAAATCAAAGCAAACTTGATTACGCAATTAACAGCTCCTGTAAAATGGACGCAATCTGTACAACAAATGATTGCAGATGGTGCAACTTCATTTACTGAATTTGGACCAGGAAAAGTTTTAATGGGATTAATCAACAAGATTGATAAAACGGTTGAAACGATTAAAGGATAA